A DNA window from Iodobacter ciconiae contains the following coding sequences:
- a CDS encoding DNA translocase FtsK, producing the protein MSIRFISRINHLLQTARLAWLCPAFILIALLGFNRHIALAAWLCAFFALERAWKQQKQSATEYLGFTVALSTLAAGQSLLSYSAILSALLFAIGLGLGVPLWRQAPWSVILEKTGLAIETGAKAIIDSIKAQFDPVHLDETEEPAEEDWDESIGSPAVSTLPAVKTPEHDRATPTAPAMPIVARRPVVNLLKSASLKSIETTTQNSQAICREELFSHLKSQPATTAAPPLPLIDLPQIKQHLQSDHRVKRHIEQPPPAAPAALPLIASEEIHQRLLHIHGKAPEAAPVTGRSPKTNNNIKSSPRLFQLETKPEPAPRIEPTLNEDPPSAATRPALAKIRIEPSAETTWEPGETITLQPIIESEVIESTISEPFPELPEPRLELPKAKVAAYPVEPITASLEQEPVAGLQPSAPLTWSKPPAPAPLPPAEPVHYSDDFMPTLSLLHPPAPEIETISQDDLLDRGILIEEKLAEFRVKASVLDAYAGPVITRYEIEPAVGVRGAQIVNLMKDMARALGLVSIRVVETIPGKTCMGLELPNPTRQMIRLSEILSSDVYQQNQSKLTIALGKDITGAPIVTDLAKAPHMLVAGTTGSGKSVGVNAMILSLLYKATPEEVRFIMVDPKMLELSVYDGIPHLLAPVVTDMKLAANALNWCVAEMEKRYRLLSTFGVRNLAGFNQKVREAEQRGERLTNPFSLTPDEPEALEHLPFIVVVVDEFADLMMVAGKKIEELIARLAQKARAAGIHLVLATQRPSVDVITGLIKANIPTRLAFQVSSKIDSRTILDQMGAEALLGQGDMLFLPPGSGYPQRIHGAFVDDNEVHRVVEHLKQFGEPRYIDGVLNGGFDAEASASNINNNNEGSESDPLYDEAVALVLKSRRASISAVQRQLRIGYNRAARLIDQMENSGIVSQMESNGNRTVLAPPAMES; encoded by the coding sequence ATGTCAATTCGATTCATATCCCGAATCAATCACTTATTGCAAACAGCCCGTTTAGCCTGGCTTTGCCCTGCGTTTATTTTGATCGCACTGTTAGGCTTTAACCGTCATATTGCCCTCGCCGCCTGGTTGTGCGCATTTTTTGCTTTAGAGCGAGCCTGGAAACAGCAAAAGCAGTCTGCAACTGAATACCTTGGTTTCACTGTTGCGCTCAGCACGTTAGCAGCAGGGCAAAGCTTATTAAGCTATTCAGCCATTTTATCAGCGCTCTTATTTGCCATTGGTTTGGGCTTGGGTGTTCCGCTTTGGCGCCAGGCCCCCTGGAGTGTCATTCTGGAAAAAACGGGCTTGGCGATAGAAACCGGTGCGAAAGCTATTATTGATAGTATCAAGGCCCAGTTTGATCCCGTGCATCTGGATGAAACTGAAGAGCCCGCAGAAGAGGATTGGGATGAATCTATTGGCTCTCCGGCGGTGTCTACTTTACCAGCAGTAAAAACACCAGAACACGATAGAGCCACGCCCACCGCCCCTGCCATGCCCATTGTGGCAAGACGCCCGGTAGTCAATCTGCTTAAATCTGCCTCTCTTAAATCTATTGAAACAACAACGCAAAACTCACAAGCTATTTGCCGGGAGGAGCTCTTCTCTCACCTTAAAAGCCAGCCTGCCACCACCGCTGCCCCCCCTTTGCCACTCATTGATTTACCGCAAATTAAACAGCACTTGCAAAGTGATCACAGGGTAAAACGCCATATCGAGCAGCCACCTCCTGCGGCGCCAGCGGCTTTACCCCTCATTGCCAGTGAAGAAATTCATCAGCGTTTACTGCATATTCATGGTAAAGCCCCCGAAGCTGCACCAGTGACTGGCCGCAGCCCCAAAACCAACAATAATATTAAATCCAGCCCGCGCCTATTTCAGCTAGAGACTAAACCCGAACCAGCTCCACGCATTGAGCCTACTTTAAATGAAGACCCACCAAGTGCTGCTACGAGACCAGCCCTTGCCAAGATACGGATCGAGCCTTCTGCTGAAACAACCTGGGAGCCCGGTGAAACCATCACCTTACAGCCCATTATTGAGTCTGAGGTGATCGAATCCACCATCTCCGAGCCCTTTCCAGAATTACCCGAGCCACGCCTTGAATTACCCAAAGCAAAAGTTGCCGCCTACCCGGTCGAGCCAATAACGGCTTCCCTTGAACAAGAACCCGTCGCAGGACTACAGCCTTCAGCCCCGCTTACCTGGTCCAAGCCTCCCGCTCCTGCACCATTACCTCCTGCAGAGCCTGTGCACTATAGCGACGACTTTATGCCAACGCTTAGCCTGCTACACCCGCCAGCCCCGGAAATTGAAACCATCAGCCAGGACGATTTGTTAGACCGTGGCATTCTAATTGAAGAAAAACTGGCCGAATTTCGGGTTAAAGCATCGGTATTGGATGCCTACGCAGGCCCGGTAATTACCCGTTACGAAATTGAACCCGCTGTTGGCGTGCGCGGCGCGCAAATTGTCAACCTAATGAAAGATATGGCGCGTGCGCTGGGCCTTGTTTCAATTCGGGTGGTGGAAACCATTCCGGGCAAAACCTGCATGGGGCTGGAATTACCCAATCCCACCCGGCAAATGATTCGCTTATCCGAAATATTATCCTCCGATGTTTATCAACAAAATCAAAGTAAGCTCACCATTGCGCTGGGTAAAGACATTACCGGCGCGCCGATTGTGACCGATCTGGCCAAAGCGCCACATATGCTGGTGGCAGGAACCACGGGCTCGGGTAAATCAGTCGGCGTAAACGCGATGATTTTATCCCTGCTGTATAAAGCCACACCCGAGGAAGTGCGCTTTATTATGGTCGACCCAAAGATGCTGGAATTATCGGTTTACGATGGCATCCCTCACCTGCTGGCACCGGTGGTCACCGACATGAAGCTGGCCGCCAATGCCTTGAACTGGTGCGTCGCTGAAATGGAAAAACGCTATCGCTTACTCAGCACCTTTGGTGTGCGCAATCTGGCTGGCTTTAACCAGAAGGTTCGTGAGGCCGAGCAACGTGGCGAGCGGCTGACCAATCCATTTTCATTAACACCAGACGAGCCGGAAGCCCTGGAGCATTTACCGTTTATTGTGGTGGTCGTCGACGAATTTGCCGATTTGATGATGGTAGCCGGCAAAAAAATTGAAGAGCTGATTGCCCGCCTGGCACAAAAGGCCAGAGCTGCAGGGATTCATCTGGTTCTGGCCACTCAACGCCCCTCGGTGGATGTGATTACGGGCTTAATTAAAGCTAATATCCCGACCCGCCTGGCGTTTCAGGTCTCCAGCAAGATTGATAGCCGCACTATTCTTGATCAGATGGGCGCAGAAGCGCTGCTCGGCCAAGGTGATATGCTATTCCTGCCGCCCGGCTCTGGCTACCCGCAGCGCATTCACGGTGCTTTTGTTGATGATAATGAAGTGCACCGGGTGGTAGAGCACCTCAAGCAATTTGGTGAACCGCGTTATATTGATGGCGTGCTAAATGGCGGGTTTGATGCAGAAGCCAGCGCCTCAAATATCAACAACAATAATGAAGGCAGCGAGAGCGATCCACTTTACGATGAAGCCGTGGCTTTGGTCCTCAAAAGCCGCCGCGCCTCCATCTCGGCCGTACAGCGCCAGCTTAGAATTGGCTATAACCGCGCGGCAAGACTGATCGATCAAATGGAAAACTCCGGCATCGTCAGCCAGATGGAAAGCAATGGCAACCGCACGGTCCTGGCACCGCCTGCGATGGAATCGTGA
- the arfB gene encoding alternative ribosome rescue aminoacyl-tRNA hydrolase ArfB, which translates to MLTIRFNIPDTEMEFTAIRAQGSGGQNVNKVSSAVHLRFNITASSLPLPLKERLLALGDQRISKEGVVVIKAQQYRSQEQNRADGILRLFELIESVATVATPRKATRPTKGSQTRRLDSKNKRGNIKALRGRVSD; encoded by the coding sequence ATGCTGACAATCCGTTTTAACATTCCCGACACCGAAATGGAATTCACCGCCATTCGCGCTCAAGGCTCGGGCGGGCAAAATGTGAATAAGGTTTCAAGTGCGGTGCATTTACGCTTTAACATCACCGCCTCATCGCTTCCTCTGCCACTAAAAGAGCGCCTATTGGCGCTTGGGGACCAACGCATTAGTAAAGAAGGGGTGGTGGTCATTAAGGCGCAGCAATATCGCAGCCAGGAGCAAAACCGTGCGGATGGTATTTTACGTTTGTTTGAACTAATCGAAAGTGTCGCTACCGTCGCCACCCCGCGCAAAGCCACCCGCCCCACCAAAGGATCACAAACCAGACGGCTGGATAGCAAAAACAAGCGTGGAAACATTAAGGCACTAAGGGGCAGAGTAAGTGATTAA